In the Candidatus Rhodoblastus alkanivorans genome, one interval contains:
- a CDS encoding PDR/VanB family oxidoreductase yields the protein MSDDALRSVVVAKKTVEASNMLSFELVDPDGTELPAFSAGSHIDVTIPGGLVRQYSLCNSEADRQRYIIGVWKDPNSRGGSIAMHDAVKEGDVLRVGLPRNRFRVPRNTKRALLLARGVGVTPILSIADHLKAHDIPFAFHYLNALGSPGAFQAMIEGSAFAENTTSYLESNGESVDPKKVLVDQPEDTQLFICGVDWWIDPIVAFAKQNGWTEERIHIERFTAKASAPLLDKVFEVKIASTGAVFKIPGDKSVTEFLEEKGVKIPTSCEQGMCGTCKVKIVEGEADHRDKRLSDEQRAQGYFLACVSRAKGDLLVLDL from the coding sequence ATGTCAGACGATGCCTTGCGCTCGGTCGTTGTGGCCAAGAAAACCGTTGAAGCCAGCAATATGTTGTCCTTCGAACTGGTCGACCCTGACGGAACGGAGCTTCCTGCCTTTTCCGCTGGCTCCCATATCGATGTGACAATCCCGGGGGGATTGGTTCGCCAATACTCCCTGTGCAACAGCGAAGCCGATCGTCAGCGCTATATTATCGGCGTGTGGAAGGATCCGAACAGCCGCGGCGGGTCGATCGCCATGCATGACGCGGTGAAAGAAGGGGATGTGCTGCGGGTCGGCCTGCCGCGCAACCGTTTCCGCGTGCCGCGCAACACCAAGCGCGCCTTGCTGCTCGCGCGCGGCGTCGGCGTGACGCCGATCCTGAGCATCGCCGATCACCTGAAGGCGCATGATATCCCCTTCGCTTTCCATTATCTCAACGCGCTTGGGTCGCCGGGGGCGTTCCAAGCCATGATCGAGGGCTCCGCCTTCGCGGAAAATACGACATCTTATCTGGAATCGAATGGCGAGAGCGTGGACCCGAAGAAGGTTCTTGTCGATCAACCGGAGGATACGCAACTCTTCATCTGCGGCGTCGACTGGTGGATCGACCCAATTGTTGCCTTTGCCAAGCAAAACGGCTGGACCGAAGAACGCATCCATATCGAGCGCTTCACGGCAAAGGCCTCGGCGCCTTTGCTCGACAAGGTGTTCGAGGTGAAGATCGCAAGCACCGGCGCCGTCTTCAAGATTCCCGGCGACAAGAGCGTCACTGAGTTTCTGGAAGAAAAGGGCGTCAAGATTCCCACCTCCTGCGAGCAGGGCATGTGCGGGACCTGCAAGGTCAAGATCGTCGAGGGCGAGGCGGACCACCGTGACAAACGCCTCTCGGACGAGCAGCGCGCCCAAGGCTATTTCCTCGCCTGCGTGTCTCGGGCGAAGGGCGATCTTCTTGTGTTGGATCTGTGA
- a CDS encoding type II toxin-antitoxin system HicB family antitoxin codes for MTDPSAYRYEVAPLAEAEGGGYVVSFPDIPGCLGVGDTEEEAVADAQKALFACLDALKAVRRAAPAPSAPPG; via the coding sequence ATGACCGATCCCAGCGCCTATCGCTACGAGGTGGCGCCTCTCGCTGAAGCGGAAGGCGGCGGCTATGTGGTGAGCTTCCCCGATATTCCCGGCTGTCTCGGCGTCGGCGACACCGAAGAGGAGGCCGTCGCCGATGCGCAAAAGGCGCTCTTTGCCTGCCTTGACGCGCTAAAGGCCGTCCGGCGGGCGGCCCCTGCGCCCTCCGCGCCGCCAGGCTGA
- a CDS encoding NADPH-dependent FMN reductase, whose translation MPASAAPLNFVILLGSLRKASVNGGVARALPALAPEGVTISPLGSVGDFPLYNADIQAEGFPPAVEAMGAAIKSADGVIVVSPEYNYSVPGVLKNAIDWLSRLPTTPFKQKPILIQSASPGALGGARMQYHLRQSFVFLDAKVMNVPEAMIGGAYGKSDSATGDLTDAGTKDFLAKQLDAFATFARG comes from the coding sequence ATGCCCGCTTCCGCCGCTCCGCTGAATTTCGTCATTCTTCTGGGGAGCCTGCGCAAGGCGTCGGTTAATGGCGGGGTGGCGCGCGCCCTGCCCGCTCTGGCGCCCGAGGGCGTCACGATTTCGCCGCTCGGCTCCGTCGGCGATTTCCCGCTTTATAACGCCGACATTCAGGCCGAGGGCTTTCCCCCCGCCGTCGAGGCGATGGGCGCGGCGATCAAATCCGCCGACGGCGTGATCGTGGTGTCGCCGGAATATAATTATTCCGTCCCCGGCGTGCTGAAGAACGCCATCGACTGGCTGTCGCGTCTGCCTACAACCCCTTTCAAGCAAAAGCCGATTTTGATCCAGAGCGCCTCGCCCGGCGCGCTCGGCGGCGCGCGGATGCAATATCACCTGCGCCAGAGCTTCGTGTTCCTCGACGCGAAGGTCATGAATGTCCCCGAAGCGATGATCGGCGGCGCCTATGGCAAGAGCGACAGCGCCACCGGTGATCTGACCGACGCGGGAACAAAGGATTTTCTCGCCAAACAATTGGACGCTTTCGCGACATTTGCGCGGGGATAA
- a CDS encoding patatin-like phospholipase family protein, protein MDIIKAALDLRRPAISRSWPPDRLALALQGGGSFGAFTWGALERLLEDERIALDAFSGASAGAVNAALLVSGLAEGGREGARKTLNEFWAGVSQSAAFLPKAVTLPFGFLARALSPYQFNPFDLNPLRVALESHIDFERLRHVSSPRLLIAATRVSTASLRIFRNEEITSAVILASACLPLIHQSIEIDGELYWDGGYIANPPLTPLVTETNASDVLIIQISQTKSEKAPRTRQEIERRIEQINFASTLDREIEAIRLLAPICAGGDASGKWAKLRLDRLSAEDEIEFLAEHSPANLEWSFLSRLREAGRAAAENWLMQTGDFSPHFLTG, encoded by the coding sequence TTGGACATCATCAAGGCAGCCCTCGACCTGCGCCGTCCGGCGATCAGCCGTTCCTGGCCGCCCGACCGGCTTGCTCTCGCTTTGCAGGGCGGCGGCTCGTTCGGCGCCTTCACCTGGGGCGCGCTGGAGCGGCTGCTGGAGGACGAGCGCATCGCCCTCGACGCCTTTTCCGGCGCGAGCGCCGGCGCCGTCAACGCCGCCTTGCTGGTCAGCGGCCTTGCCGAGGGCGGGCGGGAAGGCGCCCGCAAGACGCTCAACGAGTTCTGGGCCGGCGTCAGCCAGAGCGCAGCCTTCCTGCCCAAGGCGGTCACCTTGCCGTTCGGCTTTCTCGCCCGCGCGCTCTCGCCTTATCAGTTCAACCCGTTCGACCTGAACCCGCTGCGCGTGGCGCTGGAATCCCATATCGACTTCGAGCGGCTGCGCCATGTCTCCAGCCCGCGCCTGCTGATCGCGGCGACGCGGGTGAGCACCGCGTCCCTGCGCATTTTCCGCAACGAGGAAATCACCTCGGCGGTGATTCTCGCCTCGGCCTGCCTGCCGCTCATCCATCAGTCGATCGAAATCGACGGCGAGCTTTACTGGGACGGCGGCTATATCGCCAATCCGCCGCTGACCCCTCTGGTCACGGAGACCAACGCCTCGGACGTGCTGATCATCCAGATTTCGCAGACCAAATCGGAAAAAGCGCCGCGCACGCGCCAAGAGATCGAGCGGCGCATCGAACAGATCAATTTTGCCTCGACCCTCGACCGCGAGATCGAGGCGATTCGGCTGCTGGCGCCGATCTGCGCGGGCGGCGACGCCTCGGGGAAATGGGCGAAACTGCGCCTCGACCGCCTTTCCGCCGAGGATGAGATCGAATTCCTCGCCGAACACAGCCCGGCCAATCTGGAATGGTCCTTCCTGAGCCGCCTTCGCGAGGCGGGCCGCGCCGCGGCCGAGAACTGGCTCATGCAGACCGGCGATTTCTCACCGCATTTTCTTACCGGCTGA
- a CDS encoding extracellular solute-binding protein yields MTPPPRLVLALSLALACAGPARAAGSPGQISHAIAMQGKPALPPDFACLPYADPHARKGGILHLGELGTFANLNPYGVNAGDAAAGLAGPVYESLMARSFDEPFTLYGLVAQSIETDDARDYVVFRLDPKAHFSDGVPITARDVLFSFNLLKAKGRPQQRAAYGLVHSIQALDDHTVRYDLAGADDRELPLILALMPVLPAHVMTEKRFTDQGLAIPVGSGPYKVAEVRPGERLDLRRDPNYWGRDLPINCGLYNFDEVVFDYGRDDNSLFEAFKAGLIDYRQETDPHRWASGYGFPARRDGRVAVESLPLGGPKGLSGFAFNTRRALFKDPRLREALAMMFDFEWLNANLFSNLYTRDKSFFDESELSASGSPASAAERKLLAPYPGAVRADIMNGSWSPPRSDGSGRDRELAKKALALAHQAGWTLQDGRLTRNGQQLNFEILVRDREQERLALYYSDLLRRIGVEARVRLVDDAQFEGRRQRFDFDMMIGLWQASASPGNEQRMRWGGDSASEESSYNLAGAKSPAIDAMIAALLAARGREDFVTAARALDRVLLSGFYVVPLYHSHAQWIAYWRRIAHPKALPHYAQPLFGDVLETWSLAPGAAAARH; encoded by the coding sequence ATGACGCCCCCCCCGCGCCTGGTCCTCGCCCTCTCGCTCGCCCTTGCCTGTGCAGGCCCGGCGCGCGCGGCCGGTTCGCCGGGACAAATCAGCCACGCCATCGCCATGCAGGGCAAGCCGGCGCTGCCGCCCGATTTCGCCTGCCTGCCCTATGCCGACCCACACGCCCGCAAGGGCGGAATTCTCCACCTCGGCGAACTCGGAACCTTCGCGAACCTCAATCCCTATGGCGTCAACGCCGGCGACGCGGCGGCGGGGCTCGCCGGCCCGGTCTATGAAAGCCTGATGGCGCGCTCCTTTGACGAGCCCTTCACCCTCTATGGGCTCGTCGCGCAATCGATCGAAACCGACGATGCCCGCGATTATGTCGTCTTCCGCCTCGATCCCAAGGCGCATTTTTCCGACGGCGTCCCGATCACGGCCCGCGACGTGCTCTTTTCCTTCAACCTGCTCAAGGCCAAGGGCCGCCCGCAGCAGCGCGCGGCCTATGGCCTGGTGCATTCGATCCAGGCGCTCGACGATCACACCGTGCGCTACGACCTCGCCGGAGCGGACGACCGCGAACTGCCGCTGATCCTGGCGCTGATGCCGGTGCTGCCGGCCCACGTCATGACCGAAAAGCGCTTTACGGATCAGGGGCTGGCGATCCCGGTCGGCTCGGGGCCATACAAGGTCGCGGAGGTCAGGCCGGGCGAAAGGCTCGATTTGCGCCGCGACCCGAATTATTGGGGCCGCGATCTGCCAATCAATTGCGGCCTCTATAATTTCGACGAGGTGGTTTTCGACTATGGCCGCGACGACAACAGCCTGTTCGAGGCCTTCAAGGCGGGACTGATCGACTACCGCCAGGAGACCGATCCGCATCGCTGGGCGAGCGGCTATGGCTTTCCCGCGCGCCGCGACGGCCGGGTCGCCGTGGAATCGCTGCCGCTCGGCGGCCCCAAGGGCCTCAGCGGCTTCGCCTTCAACACCCGCCGCGCCCTTTTCAAGGACCCGCGCCTGCGTGAAGCCCTGGCGATGATGTTCGATTTCGAATGGCTCAACGCCAATCTCTTTTCCAATCTCTACACCCGCGACAAGAGCTTTTTCGACGAATCGGAGCTTTCCGCCTCCGGTAGCCCGGCGAGCGCGGCCGAGCGCAAGCTGCTCGCGCCCTACCCCGGCGCCGTCCGCGCCGACATCATGAACGGCTCCTGGTCGCCGCCGCGCTCGGACGGCTCCGGGCGCGACCGCGAGCTGGCGAAAAAAGCGCTGGCCCTGGCGCATCAGGCCGGCTGGACCCTGCAGGACGGACGGCTGACCCGAAACGGCCAGCAACTCAATTTTGAAATTCTGGTAAGGGACCGCGAGCAGGAACGCCTCGCGCTTTACTATTCGGATCTGCTGCGGCGCATCGGGGTCGAGGCGCGGGTGCGGCTGGTCGATGACGCGCAATTCGAAGGCCGCCGCCAGAGATTCGATTTCGACATGATGATCGGCCTGTGGCAGGCCTCGGCTTCGCCCGGCAATGAGCAGCGCATGCGCTGGGGCGGCGACAGCGCCAGTGAGGAATCGTCCTACAATCTCGCCGGCGCCAAGAGCCCGGCCATCGACGCCATGATCGCGGCCTTGCTGGCGGCGCGCGGCCGCGAGGATTTCGTCACCGCCGCCCGCGCGCTGGATCGCGTGCTGCTTTCAGGCTTTTACGTGGTCCCGCTGTACCATTCGCATGCGCAATGGATCGCGTATTGGCGGCGGATCGCGCATCCAAAGGCTTTGCCCCATTATGCACAACCCTTATTTGGCGATGTGCTGGAGACGTGGAGCCTCGCTCCGGGCGCGGCGGCTGCCCGGCATTGA
- a CDS encoding invasion associated locus B family protein — protein MSISPSRFGVALVAGALLLGAAPAFAQQPAMPAPAGMPQGPVKVDLIPTQANWTKVCGHDNAANKDICYTTRDFGAQKDQAPVLALAVYDIKGEDTRIVRFLMPVGLMLRPGFRFSIDKGPVSEGSFEICFPNGCFAEAKVKKDVIDAAKKGKTMTVVVKNQANAEVIFNVPLEGFGKAFDGPAIDPKVLAEQQKKLQEQLQKRAQEERQKLQQQGGAAAPAAPAKK, from the coding sequence ATGTCGATTTCTCCGTCCCGCTTTGGCGTCGCTCTGGTCGCGGGCGCGCTACTTCTCGGCGCCGCGCCGGCTTTCGCGCAGCAACCGGCCATGCCGGCGCCGGCCGGCATGCCGCAGGGACCGGTCAAGGTGGACCTCATCCCCACCCAGGCGAACTGGACCAAGGTCTGCGGCCACGACAACGCCGCCAACAAGGACATCTGCTACACCACCCGCGATTTCGGCGCCCAGAAGGACCAGGCCCCGGTGCTGGCCCTCGCCGTCTATGACATCAAGGGCGAGGACACCCGCATCGTGCGCTTCCTGATGCCGGTCGGCCTGATGCTGCGCCCGGGCTTCCGCTTCTCGATCGACAAGGGTCCGGTCTCCGAGGGCTCCTTCGAAATCTGCTTCCCCAACGGCTGCTTCGCCGAAGCCAAGGTGAAGAAGGACGTCATCGACGCCGCCAAGAAGGGCAAGACGATGACGGTCGTCGTCAAGAACCAGGCCAATGCGGAAGTGATCTTCAACGTGCCGCTCGAAGGTTTCGGCAAGGCTTTCGATGGCCCGGCGATCGACCCCAAGGTGCTCGCCGAACAGCAGAAGAAGCTTCAGGAACAGCTTCAAAAGCGCGCCCAGGAAGAGCGCCAGAAGCTCCAGCAGCAGGGCGGCGCCGCCGCGCCGGCGGCCCCGGCGAAGAAGTAA
- the hspQ gene encoding heat shock protein HspQ — protein MKPRAAKFGIGEVVKHRKYPFRGVIYDIDPVFANTEEWWLSIPEEVRPAKDQPFYHLYAENSDTEYMAYVSEQNLERDESGAPFRNPQIDEAFARSDTGRYVRRERVLN, from the coding sequence ATGAAACCGCGCGCGGCGAAATTCGGCATCGGCGAAGTCGTCAAACACCGCAAATATCCCTTTCGCGGCGTGATCTACGACATCGATCCGGTCTTTGCGAACACCGAGGAATGGTGGCTGTCCATCCCCGAGGAAGTACGTCCGGCGAAGGACCAGCCCTTTTATCATCTTTATGCCGAGAATTCGGACACGGAATATATGGCCTATGTGTCCGAACAGAATCTCGAGCGCGACGAATCCGGCGCGCCCTTCCGCAATCCGCAAATCGACGAAGCCTTCGCGCGCTCCGATACCGGCCGCTATGTGCGCCGCGAGCGCGTGCTGAACTGA
- a CDS encoding HpcH/HpaI aldolase/citrate lyase family protein: MSKSPRKFYEPLAIGAPAPFRELPVRVERMIHFVPPHLEKVRAKMPEMIPTADVILGNLEDAIPADAKEAARKGFIEMGKANDFGSTGLWTRVNCLNSPWMLDDVTEIVAAIGDKLDVIMLPKVEGPWDIHYLDQLLAQLEARHGVTKPILIHAILETAEGVKNVEDIALASPRMHGMSLGPADLAASRAMKTTRVGGGHPEYKVLADPGADPAAPRAVYQQDLWHYTVAKMVDACASAGIKSFYGPFGDIADLAACEVQFRNAFLMGCAGAWSLHPNQIALAKKVFSPDPKEVAFARKILEAMPDGSGVAMIDGKMQDDATWKQAKVIVDLARQVAAKDPEYAAAYGF, translated from the coding sequence ATGAGCAAAAGCCCCCGCAAATTCTATGAGCCCCTGGCGATCGGCGCGCCCGCGCCTTTTCGCGAATTGCCGGTGCGCGTCGAGCGCATGATTCATTTCGTGCCGCCGCATCTCGAAAAAGTGCGCGCCAAAATGCCGGAAATGATCCCGACCGCCGATGTCATTCTCGGCAATCTCGAGGACGCAATTCCCGCCGACGCCAAGGAGGCCGCGCGCAAGGGTTTCATCGAAATGGGCAAGGCCAATGATTTCGGCTCGACCGGCCTGTGGACTCGGGTGAATTGCCTGAATTCGCCGTGGATGCTCGACGACGTCACCGAGATCGTCGCCGCCATCGGCGACAAGCTCGACGTCATCATGCTGCCCAAGGTCGAAGGCCCGTGGGACATTCATTATCTCGACCAATTGCTCGCGCAGCTCGAAGCCAGGCACGGCGTGACCAAGCCGATTCTGATCCACGCCATTCTCGAAACCGCCGAGGGGGTGAAGAATGTCGAGGACATCGCCCTGGCCTCGCCGCGCATGCACGGCATGAGCCTCGGCCCCGCGGACCTTGCCGCCTCGCGCGCGATGAAGACCACCCGCGTCGGCGGCGGTCACCCGGAATATAAGGTGCTGGCCGATCCGGGCGCCGATCCGGCCGCGCCGCGCGCCGTCTATCAGCAGGACCTGTGGCATTACACCGTCGCCAAAATGGTGGACGCCTGCGCCTCCGCCGGCATCAAGAGTTTTTATGGCCCGTTCGGCGACATCGCCGATCTCGCCGCCTGTGAAGTCCAGTTCCGCAACGCCTTCCTCATGGGCTGCGCTGGCGCCTGGTCGCTGCATCCGAATCAGATTGCGCTCGCCAAAAAGGTGTTCTCGCCCGACCCGAAGGAAGTGGCTTTCGCCAGGAAAATTCTGGAAGCCATGCCGGACGGCTCCGGCGTCGCCATGATCGACGGCAAGATGCAGGACGACGCCACCTGGAAGCAGGCCAAGGTGATCGTCGATCTCGCCCGACAGGTCGCCGCCAAGGATCCGGAATATGCGGCGGCTTACGGCTTCTGA
- a CDS encoding NAD(P)H-hydrate dehydratase, translating into MRALDLDPIELLTPAEMGCADSLTIQSGTPGYSLMLRAGKNVAAAASDMLRANEGGRIAIYCGPGNNGGDGYVAGRLLREQGFEVAIGALGDPLALRGDAAQAFSDWGGTVVAAETLYPPAYDLIIDALFGAGLSRPLDGAALAIVQRINGSGAPVLAVDVPSGLDGANGAIGSQCVQARETVTFFRLKPGHVLMPGRRACGNVRLTQIGIEDEVLREIAPKAFLNAPALWRDSFPWPNEAGHKYERGHLVVASGPAIRTGAARLAARAGLRVGAGLVTLASPPEALAVNAAHLTAIMLRSAEGPAQWRELLADRRFSAVVIGPAFGVGEATAEIVETILASAGKDRERPFGLVLDADALTSFQSQSDRLGNIIRNSGAQVALTPHEGEFSRLFSHKDKEVDELGQGGASSSTSTSQIQTQPSDFPCKIDRARAAAGATGAFVVLKGPDTVVASPDGRAGIARNAPPTLATAGSGDVLAGLIGGLLAQGMEGFEACACAVWLHGEAANLFGPGLIAEDLPEILPQALANLALR; encoded by the coding sequence ATGCGCGCTCTCGACCTCGACCCGATCGAACTTCTGACGCCCGCCGAAATGGGCTGTGCGGATTCGCTGACGATTCAAAGCGGCACACCAGGCTACAGTCTGATGCTGCGGGCGGGAAAAAATGTCGCGGCGGCGGCCTCCGACATGCTACGGGCGAACGAAGGCGGCCGGATCGCGATTTATTGCGGGCCCGGCAACAATGGCGGCGACGGCTATGTCGCCGGCCGTCTGCTGCGCGAACAGGGCTTCGAGGTCGCCATAGGCGCGCTCGGCGACCCGCTCGCCTTGCGCGGCGACGCCGCCCAGGCCTTCTCCGACTGGGGCGGGACCGTGGTCGCGGCCGAGACGCTCTACCCGCCCGCCTATGATCTGATCATTGACGCCTTGTTCGGCGCCGGCCTGTCGCGCCCGCTCGACGGGGCGGCGCTGGCCATCGTCCAGCGGATCAACGGCTCCGGCGCGCCGGTTCTTGCCGTGGACGTCCCTTCCGGTCTCGACGGCGCCAATGGCGCGATCGGCTCCCAATGCGTGCAGGCGCGCGAAACGGTGACCTTTTTCCGGCTCAAGCCCGGCCATGTCCTTATGCCGGGCCGGCGCGCATGCGGCAATGTCCGGCTGACGCAGATCGGGATCGAGGACGAGGTTTTGCGCGAGATCGCGCCAAAAGCCTTTCTCAACGCGCCGGCCCTGTGGCGCGATTCCTTCCCCTGGCCCAATGAGGCCGGCCATAAATACGAGCGCGGCCATCTGGTCGTCGCTTCGGGGCCGGCGATCCGCACCGGCGCGGCGCGTCTTGCCGCGCGGGCCGGCCTGAGGGTGGGGGCGGGCCTTGTGACGCTCGCCAGCCCGCCCGAGGCGCTGGCCGTCAATGCGGCGCATCTCACCGCGATCATGCTGCGCTCGGCGGAGGGGCCGGCGCAATGGCGCGAGTTGCTGGCGGATAGACGTTTCTCGGCTGTCGTCATCGGCCCGGCCTTCGGCGTCGGCGAGGCGACCGCGGAAATCGTCGAAACCATTCTGGCGAGCGCCGGAAAGGACCGGGAGCGGCCTTTCGGCCTGGTGCTCGACGCCGACGCCTTAACCTCCTTTCAATCACAATCGGATAGGCTGGGGAACATCATCCGGAACAGCGGCGCGCAGGTGGCTTTGACGCCGCATGAAGGTGAGTTTTCACGTCTTTTCAGTCATAAAGACAAAGAAGTTGATGAATTAGGTCAAGGCGGCGCCTCAAGTTCGACATCAACTTCGCAAATTCAGACACAACCATCTGACTTTCCATGTAAAATCGATCGCGCGCGGGCGGCGGCGGGGGCGACAGGCGCCTTCGTCGTGCTCAAGGGACCGGATACGGTGGTGGCGAGCCCGGACGGCCGCGCAGGCATAGCCCGAAACGCCCCGCCGACGCTCGCGACCGCGGGTTCCGGGGACGTGCTGGCCGGTCTGATCGGCGGATTGCTCGCCCAGGGCATGGAAGGCTTCGAGGCCTGCGCCTGCGCGGTCTGGCTGCATGGCGAGGCGGCCAATCTGTTCGGCCCGGGCCTGATCGCCGAGGATCTGCCCGAAATCTTGCCCCAAGCGCTCGCAAATCTGGCCTTGCGCTGA
- a CDS encoding CDGSH iron-sulfur domain-containing protein, whose amino-acid sequence MTEPVVAQKSPFPVEVEEGKTYFWCACGKSAKQPFCDGSHRGSAFAPIAYEAEKAGKVWFCGCKHSEKKPLCDGAHKRL is encoded by the coding sequence ATGACCGAGCCCGTCGTCGCCCAGAAATCGCCCTTTCCGGTCGAGGTCGAAGAGGGCAAGACCTATTTTTGGTGCGCCTGCGGCAAATCGGCGAAACAGCCCTTTTGCGACGGCTCGCACCGGGGAAGCGCCTTCGCGCCGATCGCCTATGAGGCCGAGAAGGCCGGAAAAGTCTGGTTCTGCGGCTGCAAGCACAGTGAGAAAAAGCCGCTTTGCGACGGCGCGCATAAGAGGCTCTAA
- a CDS encoding multicopper oxidase family protein: MRLHRRAFTGSIVATLIAGLRPAGADEKTPPAPGDDGFTLLEARPGAVPLLPAPAAQTKIWGFGGDVPGPLLRVRLGQEIKARLINKLDQPTALHWRGMRIANEIDGAAGLVHKSLAPGESRDFRFTPPDAGTFFYQPLIQPFSGEQLGRGLQGVVIVDEPKPIFSDSELILVLDDWRLDAKGQIVPDFDHPADVLRQGRLGAVGSVNARAKPAPLTFAPGARLRLRLVNAATARIMSLYLPGGDLKAIALDGQFCDPFEPHDRTLPLGPGARCDLLLDLAPTENQSFKLILRGEAELPDLTLLEIRTKGAVRPPAPPIAAPPLNPLLPAEIRLEKSKRLDLVIAGGATRTTPSRYKPTGEALRRVWSINGRSSTGLDGPPLFSVKKGSPVTLGLVNKSLFAQAIHVQGHVVRLLHDLDDGWEPYWRDSVIVPPKRTKHIAFVADNPGKWLVASAILDHFANGLAAWFEVV, from the coding sequence ATGCGCCTGCACCGCCGCGCCTTCACTGGCTCCATCGTCGCAACGCTCATCGCCGGACTGCGGCCGGCAGGAGCGGACGAGAAAACGCCGCCCGCCCCAGGCGACGACGGCTTCACCCTGCTCGAAGCGCGTCCCGGCGCCGTCCCCCTGCTGCCGGCGCCGGCGGCGCAGACCAAAATCTGGGGTTTCGGCGGCGACGTTCCCGGGCCTCTGCTGCGGGTGAGGCTTGGCCAGGAGATCAAGGCGCGGCTGATCAACAAGCTCGATCAACCGACCGCTTTGCATTGGCGCGGGATGCGAATTGCCAATGAAATAGACGGCGCCGCCGGTCTTGTGCATAAATCTTTGGCGCCCGGCGAGAGCCGCGACTTCCGCTTCACCCCGCCCGACGCCGGGACTTTTTTCTATCAGCCGCTCATCCAACCTTTTTCCGGCGAACAGCTCGGGCGCGGACTCCAAGGCGTCGTCATCGTCGACGAGCCCAAGCCGATCTTCTCGGATTCCGAGCTGATTCTCGTCCTCGACGACTGGCGGCTGGACGCCAAGGGCCAGATCGTCCCCGATTTCGACCATCCGGCCGACGTTTTGCGTCAGGGCCGGCTCGGCGCGGTCGGCAGCGTCAATGCACGCGCGAAACCCGCGCCGCTGACTTTCGCGCCCGGCGCGCGGTTGCGCCTGCGGCTCGTCAACGCCGCCACGGCGCGAATCATGTCTCTCTATTTGCCGGGCGGCGACCTCAAGGCGATCGCGCTCGACGGCCAATTCTGCGACCCGTTCGAGCCGCACGACCGCACCCTGCCGCTCGGCCCCGGCGCGCGCTGCGACCTGCTGCTCGACCTCGCCCCGACCGAGAACCAGAGTTTCAAGCTGATCCTGCGCGGCGAGGCCGAACTGCCGGACCTCACCTTGCTCGAAATCCGGACCAAAGGCGCCGTCAGGCCGCCGGCGCCGCCCATCGCCGCGCCGCCGCTCAACCCGCTCCTGCCCGCCGAAATCCGGCTGGAAAAATCGAAAAGGCTCGATCTCGTCATCGCCGGCGGCGCGACCCGAACCACGCCTTCCCGCTACAAACCGACCGGCGAGGCCCTGCGTCGGGTGTGGTCGATCAACGGCAGGAGTTCGACCGGCCTCGACGGCCCGCCACTGTTCTCGGTGAAGAAGGGCTCGCCCGTCACTTTAGGCCTTGTGAACAAATCCCTGTTTGCACAGGCTATTCACGTTCAAGGCCATGTCGTGCGGCTGCTGCACGACCTCGACGACGGCTGGGAGCCCTATTGGCGCGACAGCGTGATCGTGCCGCCGAAACGGACCAAGCATATCGCCTTCGTCGCCGACAATCCCGGAAAATGGCTGGTGGCTTCCGCGATCTTGGACCATTTCGCCAACGGTTTGGCAGCGTGGTTCGAGGTCGTTTAG
- a CDS encoding DsrE family protein, which yields MSQDARDLVVMVTHGIDHELSSAGLTIALGGMTAGLKVSIFLTSSGVDIARRRAADATHVKPLEPLADMMRDFLARGGAIWACTPCVKSRGYSQEDLIDGVVIAGASNVHELIKGGAATLSF from the coding sequence ATGAGTCAAGACGCCCGCGATCTCGTCGTCATGGTGACACATGGAATCGACCATGAATTATCGTCCGCCGGCTTGACCATTGCGCTTGGCGGCATGACGGCGGGCCTGAAGGTCTCCATTTTTCTTACCAGTTCCGGCGTCGATATCGCCCGGCGCCGCGCCGCCGACGCCACCCATGTCAAGCCTCTGGAGCCGCTGGCGGACATGATGCGCGATTTTCTCGCCCGCGGCGGCGCCATCTGGGCGTGCACGCCCTGCGTCAAGAGCCGCGGCTATTCCCAGGAAGACCTGATCGACGGCGTGGTCATCGCGGGGGCGAGCAACGTCCACGAATTGATCAAGGGCGGAGCGGCCACTTTGAGCTTCTAG